The Callospermophilus lateralis isolate mCalLat2 chromosome X, mCalLat2.hap1, whole genome shotgun sequence genome contains the following window.
tttcccttgattattttctctcttcttctgttaagagtcaatctctattgttctttcactcttcctttacttttttacttctatcttttctcctcctccctcataatcatcacatcctatataaactctgctctgtCCCTGTTCATCACAAGAATTCACAAGTAAAAAAGTCTGCactacaaaacatttttaaataagatatttcatgaagaagaaatgaaaaataaaagtgaaaactagCAGAGGGAGGAATTATGCTAGAAGAATAGTTAATCAGAGGATAAATTAATTCAAAGTAAAAACCAGAGATAAATCGAAATGGAAGGTGATAAAAATCATTTCTCAAAATtaacattggggctggggatgtggctcaagcagtagcgcgctcacctggcatgcatggggtgctgggttcgatcctcagcaccacataaaaataaaataaagatgttgtatccaccaaaaaaaaaaaaataaataaataaataaatattaaaaaattatttctctctctttaaaaaaaataataacattgactgtaaatggcctaaacacatcaatcaaaagacatataccatcagattggatttaaaaacaagacccaacaatatgctgtgtttaaaagactcacctcataggcaaagacacccACAAACTGAAGGCAAAAGGATGGACaaaaaacatatcattcacatggatctcataaacaagcacgagtttctatcctcatatcagataaagtggacttcaagccaaagttaatcagaagagaaagaaggacatttcatactgcttaagggaactatACATCAACAAAACATTACAAtaggaaatatttattcaccaaacaatggagcatctatataCATCAAACAAAGCCTTCTcagtttcaagaatcaaatagaccacaacacaattataCTGGGTAAATTTACCCTGCCTCTGTCACCACTGGGTAGATCCtctgaacaaaaacaaaataaagaagctatagaactaaaaaatacgaTTGAAAATTTAGACTTCACagacatatgtagaatatttcatccatcaacaactgaatacactttcttctcagcagcacatggatccttctctaatatAGACAATGTTATGTAAGCTATCACATATATTGGCATTAAATTGTAATATtaccttaatatatttttagcatcTGTAGAGTTATGATAGCTCCCTTTCTATTAATATTGTTTGTGTTCTtgattttttcttgattagatttgtttgatttttatcaacttttagctgtattatttcttctctatttcatatatttctgctcctactcttatttttttcttcctactaccttatttgaaaataatttgattgtTAATCTAACTTCTTTATGATACAAGTATTTTAAGTTACAAATGTTCATCTGAGTACTGTTTCATCCCAGAGATTctgatattttaagcttttattatcacttagttcaaagcaccttttatttacttttcttgtgctttcttccttgacctgtgagatatttataagtgtgCCATTTAATTTTGAAGTAGTTGACATGTGGGAGTGGGGTTCCATGTATCTTAAAGTGATTGATTTCTAATGTAACCAATCATGCAAGAAACAAAATCTGTAtggtttcaaattttatttaaaaagtaatgaaaatgctttttataTTGATTGTATTGGTTATATATGTGTCAAAACATGTTCTTCCCCTACCCTTGTCactgaaataaatgaatgaagaaacTGTCCATACAGATctacctcactttttttttttttaaagagggagagagagagggagagagagagagaattttttttaatatttattttttagtacttggcggacacagcatctttgtttgtacgtggtgctgaggatcgaacccgggcagcacgcatgccaggcgagcgcgctaccacttgagccacatccccagcccctcactttttattaatagtttttttagttgtaattggacacaatacctttattttatttatgtagtgctgaggattgaacccagagccttgcacatgctaggcaagcgctctactgctgagccacaaccccgtccCCCTCACGTTTAAAATCACTTTGTATATGCAATAATTAACCACTCATTTCTTGATAGATGTGTAAGTTGTTTCACATTTGATACTTTGATTGAAATATAAATTACTGAACATAAATTTTTGGACAAATAgtgttatttcattattttaaagatgcttttaaaagtttaaattagGTTCAAGTTGAAAGTGTGATGACTTGAAATTTTTGGATTACTAAAATTCCTTCCCAAAAAAGGGTTGCATATTCtcacaaatattttatttgatcaATTTAAATTTGGAGAAAAATTTTGGTACAATTATTGTCGCTGTTATTGTCTATTATTTCAATTGTCTGTTTTCTCAGTAGTTTTAACACGAAATGAAACTAATCCCTAATCTATAAAGCAGGATATCTGTAGTGATGACTTGAGCACTAGGATTCTTCTGAGAACGTGCTTTTAATTCTGATATGTCAAAACAGAATTTTAATTCTGATATGTCAAAGGTATTTCTCTTTACTTTGAGGAGTAATTTGGACAAAATGATCAGGTATCAGAATGGGCCAACAGAGGAAAACCTTAGTTCATGAGGTTATTTCAAGCAAACCAGACAGCAGAATAATTGCAAACACTCGTGCTAAAGATCACAAGTTAAACCATGTTCATAGAGCCTAGGGCAGCTGGCATTCATGGGTGTATAACCAGGGTTTAACATTAGGTAACAAAGAGTCAGAGGAGAGAAGATTGAGAGACTAGTGTATCTCAGACAACTTTCTTGTTAATTCAGGGTCTTTACCTTAATTTTAGGCAGGATCTGAAACTCTTTCCTCAGCTGATTTGACACCAACTCTCTAAGACCAATCCCTTTACTTCCCTGAGGTACCAATGCAGGTGGGTATCAGGGTACATCGATTTCTGCAATCCTTATATAGGTTCTCCCATGGtttacacatgactgaatttGAGAAGATCCTCCCAGCAGAAGAGGGAGGATTGCTCACATAATCCTGCTCTGCTCTCAGTTCCGGTCGGTCAACCCTGAGCTGGAATTTCCTTGAAGTGCCCCTCTGGGGACTCAGGAAATTGAGAGCATTGGACCTGAGTATTTGCCCAAAGTCTGTTAAGAGTGGGGTCCAAGGTGCTAACGGAATGTTAGGACTCTGTGTGATTTCTGAAGAAACCACACATGCAAGACATACAAAGAGGCACAGTGACCCACCCCCGCTATGAGCTCTGCCCCTCCTGATGGAGGGGGCTCAGATGTTCCTTTACTATTTCTTCTGAAAATTGAAGGGTAACATGAGGATGCCCTTCATTTAAGGCTAACTCAGGTAATCAGAAAGAAGAGTTCCATCGTggtgtaaattttaaaaaataagtataaacaaataaacaaacttaTATGAGTTCTAAGCAAACCCTCATCTCAGATCAGTGTCAACTCCACAGAGCCTATTCATGTGTAAATCCTGGGAGAACCCAGGCAAAGTTTTCAGGAGGTGATGCACCCTGATACTGGCCTTGGGACCTCAGGGAAGtggtgaagggttttgtctgagagGGGTGGTGTTAAGTCAGCTGAGGGAAGAGTTCCAGATTCCTCTTGAAATTAAGGTAAGGACCTTGATTTAAGTGTGTGGATATCCCCCACTTGACTGGAAGGCAAGAGCTCTGACTCTGCTGTCAGCCCTAGTAGGATCTAGACCAGAATCATAGGACTTAATGATCTCTGAGTAGTTTCTAAATTCCTTCAAAAGGGACTAAGGCGGGTAAGGATATTAGACCAGGGTGTTTTCTTCACACCAACAGAGGAAGGGTTCCCAGACTTTAATCAAAGAAAAGATGGAGAACTTGAATAAAGTCTGAGGAAATCAACCACTCTGAACTGAAGGAACATCACAGAGCCCCGCCTCCTGCTCCGGCTGTCTGGGGGAGCGGGGCATGGGAGGATGTGACGCATACCAACTTCCGCCTCTGGCGTTTGAGGGAGATGACAGCGTCTGTGTGAGGTGGCACAGCACCAGGTCAGTTGAGGGAAGAGCCCTAGTCCTTGCCTAGAATTAAGGTAAATAATAAGTTGGGTGTGATGGGACTGCccacctcagactggtgggcctccCAGAGTTACCCCGCCTGAGGTCAGTTTTGATAGAAATTAGATTGGAGTTGTCCGACATACAGATGATCTCAAAGTCATTACTAAATTCCCTCAGAGGATTTTGAGAGGGCCAGGGTGTTGACTTCAGACCAGCAGAGGAAGGGTTCTCAGGTTCTAATGGGAGAAATTTGATACAGTTACCCCAAAATGTCCATAAAATCACAGACCCACATTCATACTTCCGGTCCAGTGAGGCTACATGTGAGGGTGGATTGATGTAAGGAACCCTGAGTAATGCCTTTGGGGTCTCGGGGAAGTGAATGCCTTAGAATGGGAGCAAGATGGTATTGTCAACATAGGGATGATCCCTCAGCTCTGCTAGGGGTTAGAGTGAGGGATCCACAAATAAAGGGTACCACACAAAGCCACACCTGCTGTTAGTCCAGGGAGGCTTTGGGGCAAAGCTGTCAGGAGAGGCATTCCCTTACATTGCACTTCAGAAGCCAAGGAAATAAGGTCATTTGCCTGAGAGGGTCAGCCCCATCTTGTTAGGGAGAAGTCCCAGGCTCTTCTGGAAGTCAATGTGAGATCCTGTGTGTAGACTTTCTTGTTAACTCAGAGTCTTTACCTTAATTTTAGGCAGGATCTGGAACTCTTCCCTCACCATTTGACACCAGCTGATTTGGCACCACCTCTCTAAAATCAATCCCTTTACTTCCCTGAGGTTCCAATGCAGGTGTGTAGACTGAGAGGACTACCAATCTCAGAATTGCAAGGGTCACAAAGAGTACTAGCTGCACCTTCAGACCTAAATGAACCAAAAGCAGATGTATTATGCTATGGCTTCCCTGTCTTTTTGGAGTTTTCAGGGACTGAGACCCTTGCTCAGGGGCAATAGATCTAAAGTCAGAAGGGGGAGGAGTCACAGTTCCTAGCAAAAGTGAAGGTGAAACACTGTGTGATGACTAGGAACGTTAATTACCCCAGTACAGATTCCCATGAAGCCTGTGATTTCATCCCTTTGTGTCTCCAGGTAGGTGTGGTGAGGTGAGGTTCCCCTCAGTTCATCCTATGGAACCTCACAGATATGAGGGTTGTAAAATGAGGGGTCATCATCAAAAAAATAGATCATAGGGACCCCAAGTGCTGCTAGGATTCAGTTGATAACCCTTAATGTGAACTAAGAAAGACCCACAACCCAGAACAATGCCACTGCCTTAAGCTCCAGTAAGCTCCAGGCAGATCTGGCATCTAACAACCAAAAGCATACCTTAATTATTTCCACAGACTCCTAAGGGGACAGACAGGTCACAGAATAGGCACATTGTGAGTTTCTAGAACAGTGATTTCAAGGAAAACTGCAGAGGTAACCTTCAGTAAAGCCAAGGAGTTGTCTCCTAATTGAAGTGGCCCAACAATTTCACTCTCTTTTGTTGTTTGCAGAATACCTGTCTCTCTCCCTACTGCCCGGTCTAAAACCATAATGCCTCGAGGTCAGAAGAGTAAGCTCCGTGCTCGTGAGAAACGCCGTCAGGCCCAGACCCAAGAACAGCCATTAGGTCTGGTGGATGCTCAGGCCACTGCAAGAGCAGGTGGAGAGTTtcactcctcttcctcctctcgtTCCAAGAGTAATCCTCAGAGTTCAGCTGCTGCTGGAACAACTAGTAATCCTCAAGGGTCTTGGAGAGCTGCACCCACCACCACTACTTCTGCTGTTGTTTCATACAGAAGATCTAATGGAAGTGGGAACAACCAAGTGGAGGAAAGACCAAGCTCTTCTCAAGCCCAGCTTGCCACTGGGCACCTGTCCAGAGGCCGTCTGGATGAGAAGGTAGTTATATTGGTGCATTACCTGCTGTACAAGTATCAAATGAAGGAGCCCATTACAAAGGCAGAAATGCTGAGAAACATAATCCAAATGCACAAGAGCCACTTCCTTGAGATCCTGAGGAAAGCTTCTGAGCACTTGGAACTGGTCTTTGGCCTAGACATCAAGGAAATGGATTCCAACAAGCATATCTATATCCTCATCAATAAACTGGAACTAAGCTATGATTCAAGGCTGGGTGACGATGGAGGTGTGCCCAAGACTGGCCTTCTGATGACTATCCTGGGTGTGATCTTCACAAAGGGAAACCGTGCCACTGAGGAGCAAGTCTGGCAAATGTTGAATGCAATGGGCTTATACAGTGGTAGAGAGCACTTTATTTTTGGCGAGCCCAGGAAGCTTATCACCAAAGATTTAGTGAAAGAAAAGTACCTGGAATATCAGCAGGTGCCCGACAGTGATCCTCCGCGCTATGAATTCCTGTGGGGCCCAAGAGCCTATGCAGAAACCAGTAAGATGAAAGTCCTAGAGTTTTTAGCCAAAGTCCATGATACCATCCCAAGTGCCTACCCAACCTTGTATGAGGAAGCATTGAGAGATGAGGAAGCAAGAGCCCAAGCCAGAGCTGCAGCAAGGGCTCACATAAGTGCCATAGTTAGTGCACGATCCAGGGCCCTGTCCAGTTATTCTTCCCGCCCCAAGTAAATTCTCAGTCATTTACCACGTTGTGGTCAAAAAGTCCACAATCTACATAGTGGAAGGTCAAGCGTGGGTCTGGAGACAATACAATGTGTAAAAATGTTATTTTCCTGTTCTGTGTTCCTCAACaagttttcaaaaatattattcatGTCATCAGAAGGTTAAAGTACCTTCATATGTAAACTTATGAATGACATTGCTCAAACATTTATTGCTGTGAATGGAATTGAGTAAGagggttttttcttttgtaaaacaaattaggaaaatttccatcatatttattcatttaggaCATGACAGCATGGCAGTAAATTAGGCATTTCCTAAGATTGTGAAAAAACTCAGAATTGTAAAAGTTGATTCAagatatagagaaaaaaaataaaagatcataAGTGGTCTCACTTATCACTGTAATTGTTGTTTTGTACCAGATTATGTTTACTTTATTGAagaatgtaaaataataatacattAGAACTCTTTCTTAGGGGCTTATATTTTTCTCAAGAAATAATTGAGAATTTACTCTTTGGGAGGCTTGTTTTCATACCTGAAATGCTAAGATGAAGATGAATCATCCCTGTACTTATAAATTTAAAGACTTGGAGCAGCCATGATTAAAGGAAGATGGTGAATGTCTCACTTCAGATTGCTTGAACAACAACCATTTATTTCTCAGAGTTCCAGAGGCTGGAAGTCTGAGATCATATTGCAGGTCAGATTCTTGGTGAAAGTTCTCTTCCTGTTTCACAGTTTACTTATTGTATCCTCACATAGTGGAGAAAGAGAACTCTGGTGTCCTTATTCcattaacagaaatttatttctcacaattttgAAGGCTGCAGAATCCAGAATCAAAGTACTTACAGATACAGTGTTTGATGCATAGACTACAGTCTTTTTAATGTTTCCTCACATAGAAGAAAGGGTGAGGGATCTCTCTGGGATCTTTATCATAAGAGCACTATCTCATTTATGAGGGTTCCCCCTCATAACCTAATTACCTCCTAAAGGCCCCACTTCCAGATACCATCACATTGGGGATATAAAATTtaatgtctgattttttttttttgggggggggacaaACATTTTGTCCATAGCTATGAGAATCTTCTAACCAAAAGGGCAAAAATCAAAAGACGGTGGGGTTTTCAATATACATGCCATATGGCAAGGATTTGGTACCTTGAGGAATTGCGAGTCTTTCAGTGTGAAATAATTTTAACTTAAACAGAGTGGTGGGACAGATTAGCCTGTGGAAGTAGTGGGCAGGGGCCCAAACCTCAGATGGTGTGTTCCAGTGTAAAGAGACTAAAGTCTAGAATGGAAAACTGCTTTTACAAGACATTTTTATATCATGAATAAAGGGGAGATAAATCTCTGCCTGGGGAGGGAGTGTAAGATGTCCTATAGTCTGGTCTCCATGTAAGTGTATAAACGATGATTTGTGCACATCAGCACAAGGGAGTGTCTGAGAAAAAAATGGTAATATTCATATGAGATGGAATGCTTAGAAGCCACTGTGCTGGCATGGCAGTCTTCACATTAGGATCAGGCACTGTACCAGTTTCCTTTCATAAATACATTTCAATATTCCTCATTCACAAAGAAAACATGAGAAAGGGAGCAGCAGATTATCAAGCCCACTTAGAAGACAAAGAATCAGGCTCATGGAACTCATCTAGAATTCATATTGTTCTCACTCCTCCTTGCCTAGGCCAACCTTAAGCCTCTTAATTCATTTCTTGGTACTCCACAATATCTCCTAGGAAATTAAAAGAAGACGTGAGGGAGCAATGAACTGAACACAGTTgtaataaataaaagagaaaatgagaatTAAACATCATTTGAAGAGTGCCTATGGGCATCATTTGCCTAGCATTCACCTGTCCCTCCAGTCCTCTTGTAGAGTTGACTCTGTCCAGGCATGGCACATGGGACCAGGCCTAGAAAAAGAATTACAGTGCTCTTCCCCTGAGTCAGCAAAGTGGGTCCTCATGGCCACATATGCATCATACCTGACACCAAGTTCTGCCCTACTTCTTTCCATGGATGCTGTATCTGCACTATGTCAAAAGAAAGCTTGACCTGACTCCCTACAAATATCCCCTGTTTTTCACTTCACTTATAGTGGAATCCCTCCGAAAACAAGAGCCCCTTTCACACAATTATTTACTTTAGCAGTGAAATTTAAGCATCTGTTTTTTGTTCTGGATGTTTCTACCCCACTCTCAAaggattttttcccccaaattgtGGGTAGAGCCAAATTTAACATAGAGTCAACTGATTCTTGGGATGTTAACTATGAAGTTAGAGACTTTAGAAGGCAAATAACATTAGTTAGAAAGAAGAAATTAATCTGAGACTTATTTGAGACTagcttttaaatccattcatcactGAGTACACTTAAGTGGTCAAGAACATAAACTTCTCTTATAATCAGCAAATGAGAAAGGATCAAGGAAGTCATTATGCAGCAACCAACCATCTACAGAGGTTGGATTCTAACAAATCCTGTAGTACCTCAAGGAGAATGTAGTTGATTTCTATGGCTGCAATAACACATTTCTGCAAATCCACATTTTACAACAAAACATACTTCTGATCTCACATTTGTGAATTAAAAATACAGGATATCTCTACTATATTCTTACTATGGCTTGTCACAGGCCTATACAAAACTATGAGAGCTTGGACTCATTACTAGGCTTTAGGAAGAACCTCCTAAACTGACTCAGGTTATTGGAGGTTTTGGTCCTCTTGCAGATATAAGACTAAATTTCTGTTTCTTGGCTGAATTCAGCTGGCCCAACCAGAATTCCTCAAGACATCATCCCATTTCTTGTGCATGGGCCCACTCATCTTGAATCAGCAATTGCAATTTCAATATTTCTCACACTTGGAGTCTTCTGAACTTCCCCCTCTGCTGCATATCTTTTCTGCCTCCAACCATAGAAAGATCTCTGCTTATAAGCCTCATGCCATTATATTTAGCCCACCCCAGTAATCCAGTATAATTTCCCTATTTTAttattggttttatatccttaatAAACCTGCAAAGTGCCTTTAACCATGTAGCATAACATATTTTCAGGTCTCAAAGATAAGTACATGGACATCATTTTCTAGCAATTATTTAGTCTACCACCAATGTTGAAAATGCTCCTAGCATGCTAGCCTTtatgaaaaaatgtaaaaataattccCATGTTTCAGATGACTTGTTTGTATCTACTCCAGGGGCAAATCCTGTTTTTCCAATATGTGTATAGACaactgtataaataaatgttcaggcaTATTCATCAAGAGTGGGTAGCAGACACTCACTAGTTATGATTTTGGTCATttaatgaaaagaagaaaattccATGTATTAAGATGATTGTAAAGGTAAGTATGAAAAGTTTTACTGACTAAAGAATGTAAACCCCAAGTGCTGATATTTATAAAGGATCATTTAGAAAATTGGTATCATATATGAAAACACTTGCACCAGAAAAAATTGGTGAGTTGCAAGCCAACTTTGGCACTCTCAGAAACCTCTCTGACAATGCAGGGGCTTCTGTCATGCAAATTGTAAAATTCGCATCATACAGTGAATCCTCTCCCACCATAgcatacatccacaagactggggtcctaattagaataagctatACTCCATtctcatataattatatatatatatatatatgtatatatatatatatatatatatatatatgtgtgtgtgtgtgtgtgtgtgtgtgtgtgtgtgtgtggtgtgtgtgtgtgtgtatagatagattctactgtcatgtataactaaaaaaataaaaataaataaagttatttaaagaatttctttaaaaaagttgCATCATACGGATCACCTACTATATAACTGTTTATGCAAAATTTGCAAGTGCTGATCTACTTTCTGTCTTGCTTTCCTTCTTATCCATATAGGGATACTACATTCCAAGTTCGTTAGTACTTAGGAAGGTTCATTTGAATCTTTTCCACTGAAACAATGTGTGTCATTTCCAGCCAAGGTACTTGAGAATTGGTATGTCACATCTATGCTTTCAGGCAGATCCCATGATGAATGTGGAGTCATACAGTGGAAGCCAGTCTGGATCCCTGATCACCTGACTGTGGAAATCCCTGCATAGTCATATCAGAATTTATGTGCAcaagaaataaactttttctgtATTAAAGCTTTCATATTTCAGCTTCTTCCATTATATACATTAACAGTTACTTTATATGAATACACACactgttttatgttttatttaaaattttaaataacaaaagtAATAGTACCTATATTGTGGCTGCTGGTGGTGCTGCAAAAAATCTAACAATACAGATAAATAACAATTCCCTTTCCTTACTATATTCCTCTAAATTTCTGTCTTATGAGTAATCACAATCTAAAATATTAtagacattattttaaaatatcttctggACCTTCCTTTACAGAGATGTACTAGAAAAAACAGTCTGCATTTTAAcctatgtgtgtatgtgtctgtgtgtgtgtgtgtgcgcgcgcacgtgCGCGCTGTTCTGCCTGTTCTTGACCTTgtcaattaattaaataaatgaagGATCTTTTTTTATGAACATACACATAGATCCATATTCCTCTTTTAACTACTCCATAAAATTCTAAGGTGCATATATGCTATAATTGATTTCACAATTCTCCTGATGAACACATAAACTGTTTTTCATCTGTTGCTATGACTAATAAAGTTGATATCAACATCATCAAACAGGATTTCTTGggaaaatatgaatattttcttTTGGAATAGACAGAAAAGTGAAATTTGGGTTACAGTGAAAAGAGTGTGATGATAATAAACTTGTATTAATATTGCTGAAATTCTGTTCCAACAATGCTATATCAATTTATGTTCTTACGTATTAGGCAGAATTTCTGCAGTGATTTCTGAAGTATTATGAGGCATGctttaaaattctaaaatttaaaaatgtcagTTAAGACTATTACTTTGAGAAACAAGGATTTGGTCATAATGATTCCATGCCAGGAAATATTCCAAAGGAGACACTTTATGTTAGTGAGGAATATCAGGGTTTGGGGATAGAACAATTTCCAGAGTCTATGAGAGAAATCAAAAGCTAAACCAAGTCAAGAGGGTTCACAGAAGATGGCAGTCAGGTTCTAAATTCAGAGTTCAGCATATAGTCAACAAGGGGTAAACAAGGGACCAAAGGAGAGAAGATATGGAATCTTGGAGGGTCCTGAACAACTTATACAAGTAACTTAAGGGATCTTTGAATCATCATTATCAGTCTGAAGTTATAGGGTGATCTGCATGAGCAGATATATCATATAAAAGGAGCACAGGAATGCTTGATACACCTCTCTTAGAATCTCTGCTAATCACTgttttatatgcttgccttggtgtgcttctctaatgttcaaacttcaacatgtgagggagcAGAACTCCAATAACTGGTGGTATCAACACCGTATTAGATAATGCTTTATCTTAAATCTAGATGTTGGGTTTTGTGAATCCTcatacatttttttcagtatTGTGTTGGCTATTCTAAGATCTTTGTTACCTAATATCAGAGTTAGATCCAAGTTATTCAAATTAATATTTACAAAAACTTgtggggatttttattggcattaCATTGAATCTATGAATCAAGCTAGAAAGAATTGGCATCTTCCAAAAAGTCTTTCaatccatgaagaggaaatgtttcttcattcatttaaatcttcctttattggttgtagttttatgCATATGAGTCCTgtacatattttattagatttatacctaagtattttatttttgtggtgtggtatttttgctttttaatttttattgttggcacACAATATGATGATCATAATTACTTACTAGTTTCAGGAGATTTTTTTCAAAGATTTTTTAGACTGAGTCAGaaagatcacaggttcaaagccagcctcagcacttagtgaggccctaagcaatttagcaagactctgtttcaaaataaaaagtaaaaatgacttagcaaaataaacaataaaaagtatatgtataaatatatgtgtataaaatatatgtatatgtattaaaatataaataaataaataaataagtgcataaataaataaataaatataaaggaatgtggctcagtggttaagcgccccagggctcaaatcctggtaccaaaaaaaaaaaaaaaaaaaaaaaaagtcgccTGACTGGAAGTACAGTATATTGGTTACTGGGAAAAGTTTAATGTGATTTTTGTTCAGCTTTCTAAGCTTCCTGGATGGTTTAGCCTTTCCGCTTCCAGGAACCTTGGTCTTGAATATTCTGAGATTCATTTAGCTGTGAATAATGGAAATCCACCAGTCAGTTCAGGGATGTGTTAAGaatgataaaaattaaatatttattttacttctatTTATTCCTTCACTGGAGACTGGGGCAAAAGGGCTGattatc
Protein-coding sequences here:
- the LOC143639244 gene encoding melanoma-associated antigen B10-like, translating into MPRGQKSKLRAREKRRQAQTQEQPLGLVDAQATARAGGEFHSSSSSRSKSNPQSSAAAGTTSNPQGSWRAAPTTTTSAVVSYRRSNGSGNNQVEERPSSSQAQLATGHLSRGRLDEKVVILVHYLLYKYQMKEPITKAEMLRNIIQMHKSHFLEILRKASEHLELVFGLDIKEMDSNKHIYILINKLELSYDSRLGDDGGVPKTGLLMTILGVIFTKGNRATEEQVWQMLNAMGLYSGREHFIFGEPRKLITKDLVKEKYLEYQQVPDSDPPRYEFLWGPRAYAETSKMKVLEFLAKVHDTIPSAYPTLYEEALRDEEARAQARAAARAHISAIVSARSRALSSYSSRPK